In Euphorbia lathyris chromosome 9, ddEupLath1.1, whole genome shotgun sequence, the following are encoded in one genomic region:
- the LOC136206485 gene encoding increased DNA methylation 3-like: MANDDQHFLLYFITGIYFGPDLKNQKIHKSIFRREAEGLPEYTSDQLAGSSMRMKQVQLVYDSVLRNADKSLSMKLSLLHQFFHGTMVTLGDQPPAEYRQFPDLFPPQLHPQLEDERNCKMIHNIVVINDPDISYVNADMLERFKRLTGLQLDDKLPAPALGTSRKKSNTRIRRAGKQPALEQPGSHEVKRRFQSQNVQIVSPFRSIPAIGTTQERESTVFHSGTAEMVGPPTFLMRASSPRKEDWDNIRTFDKNVLFLTGSAATGQMGPSIAHVNICESDDSYFFRVAMPGVKNGENFLSCVVDNVGTVNIKGVTTKGEEFVELYSRRFIMLSKNLGPPGEFSLAFNLPGRVDARHFRVTFSNGMLEGVVHKSKNYFFDNFTNGMLEGIVLKPKNILSIISQMEC, from the exons ATGGCTAATGATGAccaacattttcttctctacTTCATCACCGGAATTTACTTCGGGCCTGATCTAAAAAACCAGAAGATACACAAGTCAATTTTTCGAAGAGAAGCCGAAGGCCTCCCAGAATATACCTCAGATCAACTAGCTGGTTCCTCCATGAGAATGAAACAAGTCCAGCTGGTATACGATTCTGTTCTCCGAAATGCAGACAAATCtctctcaatgaagttaagtcTGCTGCACCAATTCTTTCATGGCACTATGGTTACTTTGGGGGATCAGCCTCCTGCTGAATACCGTCAATTTCCGGATCTGTTTCCTCCCCAGCTGCATCCTCAATTGGAGGATGAAAGAAATTGTAAGATGATTCACAACATAGTAGTAATCAATGACCCGGATATCTCATACGTTAATGCAGACATGCTTGAAAGGTTTAAGAGGCTAACTGGGCTTCAACTTGATGACAAACTGCCTGCTCCAGCATTAGGTACATCCCGAAAAAAAAGTAATACGCGGATTCGAAGGGCTGGAAAACAGCCTGCTTTGGAGCAACCTGGTTCCCATGAAGTAAAACGTAGGTTCCAGAGTCAAAATGTACAAATTGTGAGCCCTTTTAGAAGTATTCCAGCTATAGGAACGACTCAAGAGCGCGAGTCTACAGTGTTTCACTCCGGAACCGCAGAAATGGTTGGCCCGCCAACATTTCTGATGAGGGCCTCCTCCCCAAGAAAAGAAGATTGGGACAACATAAGAACTTTTGATAAAAATGTACTATTCCTAACCGGGAGTGCTGCCACGGGACAGATGGGACCGTCTATTGCACATGTGAACATATGTGAATCTGATGATTCATATTTCTTCCGAGTAGCCATGCCTGGTGTAAAAAATGGTGAAA ACTTTTTGAGTTGCGTAGTGGACAATGTTGGTACAGTTAATATAAAAGGCGTGACAACAAAAGGTGAGGAGTTTGTAGAGTTGTATTCGAGAAGATTCATAATGCTATCCAAAAATCTTGGCCCTCCCGGAGAGTTCTCTCTAGCATTTAACCTGCCTGGTCGTGTTGATGCTCGACATTTTCGAGTTACATTCTCTAATGGAATGCTAGAGGGAGTTGTTCACAAATCAAAAAACTATTTTTTCGATAACTTCACTAACGGAATGCTCGAGGGAATTGTCCTCAAACCAAAAAATATTTTGTCGATAATTTCACAAATGGAATGCTAG